CGCGCGTGACGCGCGCAAGCAGGACGTGTCGAAGGTCGAGACCGAGTTCCGCACCGGGGCCAAGGGCCACGGCCCCAAGGCTCCGAAGCCGAAGCCCAAGGGCGAGCCGCTCTCCGGTCTGCAGTGGGACATGAAGCAGATCGACGCCGGCGCGGCCAACAAGACCGAGCGCGGCAAGGGCGTGCGGGTCGGCATCATGGACACCGGTGTCGACGGGTCGCACCCCGACATCGCGCCCAACTTCGACGCCCGGCTGAGCCGCAACTTCACCACCGACATCCCCACCGACGCCAACGGCGCCGCCGTCGACGGCCCCTGCGAGGAAGAGGCCGACGGCTCCTGTGAGGACGCGGCCGACGTCGACGAGAACGGTCACGGCACCCACGTCGCCTCGACCATCGCCTCGCCCGTCAACGGTGTCGGCATCTCCGGTGTCGCCCCGCAGGCCGACATCGTCAACCTGCGCGTCGGCCAGGACTCCGGCTACTTCTTCCTGCAGCCCTCCGTCGATGCGCTGACCTACGCCGCCCACAACGGCATCGACGTGGTCAACATGAGCTACTACGTCGACCCGTGGCTGTTCAACTGCACCAGCCACCCGGCAGACTCCGCCGCCGACCAGGCCGAGCAGACCACCATCATCACCGCGATGCAGCGTGCGCTCGACTACGCCCACCGGCGCGGCGTCACCCTGGTGGCCGCCGCGGGCAACCAGGCGATCGACTACACCAAGCCGCAGACCGACGCGAGCAGCCCCGACTTCGCCAGCGAGCCCGGCGAGGAGCCCTACGTCCGCGATCTGCTCGACCCCGAGTCCTGCGTCTCGATGCCCACCGAGGCCGACGGGGTGATCGCGGTCAGCGCGACCGGCCCCTCCGAGCGCAAGTCCTACTACTCCAGCTTCGGTGACGGCTTCGTCGACGTCGCGGCACCTGGTGGCGATGCGTACGACACGGCCGAGGGCACGCGCGACTACGCCGCGAACATCCTCGCCGCCTACCCGCGCGACCTCGCGGTCGCCGAGGGTGCGATCGACCCGGAGACGGGTGAGGTGCTGGTGCCGTGGGCGGTCTCCGACTGCTCCAGCGGCGAGTGCTCCTACTACCAGTATCTGCAGGGCACCTCGATGGCCTCACCGCACGCCGCCGGCGTGGCCGCGCTGATCGTCGGGAAGTACGGCAAGCACGACTTCTCCGGCAAGACCCTCTCCGCCGACAAGGTCGAGAAGATCCTGCGGAAGTCGGCCACCAAGAAGGCCTGCCCGGTGCCGGCGGACTACACCTACGTCCGTCACCTGCCCGACGGCTCGACCTCGACGTCCACCCACACCTGCGAGGGTGGCGAGGCGCCGAACGGCTTCTACGGCGACGGCATCGTCAACGCG
The sequence above is drawn from the Nocardioides albertanoniae genome and encodes:
- a CDS encoding S8 family peptidase; this encodes MRRLLTGATAVALGVTGTLVMANSGSATADEEIRYIVAYAEGSSAASARAAVRDAGGEIVSENKDIGVATVTAGEGFAAKADASKALVGAAQDRVVAATTPDAARDARKQDVSKVETEFRTGAKGHGPKAPKPKPKGEPLSGLQWDMKQIDAGAANKTERGKGVRVGIMDTGVDGSHPDIAPNFDARLSRNFTTDIPTDANGAAVDGPCEEEADGSCEDAADVDENGHGTHVASTIASPVNGVGISGVAPQADIVNLRVGQDSGYFFLQPSVDALTYAAHNGIDVVNMSYYVDPWLFNCTSHPADSAADQAEQTTIITAMQRALDYAHRRGVTLVAAAGNQAIDYTKPQTDASSPDFASEPGEEPYVRDLLDPESCVSMPTEADGVIAVSATGPSERKSYYSSFGDGFVDVAAPGGDAYDTAEGTRDYAANILAAYPRDLAVAEGAIDPETGEVLVPWAVSDCSSGECSYYQYLQGTSMASPHAAGVAALIVGKYGKHDFSGKTLSADKVEKILRKSATKKACPVPADYTYVRHLPDGSTSTSTHTCEGGEAPNGFYGDGIVNAKAAVGR